In Physeter macrocephalus isolate SW-GA chromosome 9, ASM283717v5, whole genome shotgun sequence, the DNA window TATGGGAGATGAGATATAACTTTCATCTTCTACCCCTTCTAAGAAACTTCCAACAAAAACTGACATTACTCATCAGGGCTTTGGGGGTtggatttgtgtttttttctagttGTGACAACATGTAAGACTGGCCTCCAGACAGATCAAGAGCCCAGTTACATATGTGTTTACCAGGTCTGAGGTGACCATAAGATTTCTGGAGCAGCCAAAAGACAGCCATGTGACAGTGTACTAACTCCCAGAGTTTAGAGCTATGCTGACACAAGACTCACTCACCTCATtcagctatttaaatttaaattaactaaaatttaaaattccattcctcagtcacactagccacatttcaagtgctcaatagccacatgtggctagtggctactgtttAGACAGGACAggcagagaacatttccatcatcatagtAAGTTCTATTGAACAGTGTTGGAGTAAAGAAAAAAGCTTAGATAAATAGCtaacaaaatacaaacactttCAAATCTTTAAAGAGCTGCCACATTGAAAAACAAGTAGACTCTTCCCATATGTTTCACAGAGCAGAACTGCGGGGGAAAAAATGAGATGCTATAGCAAGGCAGACTTAGCTGAACAACCCTCTAGTACCTAAAGCTAGATGACAATAGAATGGGCCACCTTCACCACAGGTGGCAGTAATCCACTGCATTCAGTAGAGACAGTTAAGCAAAGACCTCCTTGGTCATATTTCAGAGATAACAAAGAACTAGATGCCTTCTCAGCATCTAGTTTTGAGtctataattttaagaaaagggcaatttataaaatgagataaaagtgAGAGtcataaatggcattttaaaagtcACTACTACCACAAGTAGACTGTGGGGCAGGCAGGCaaaattaaagcatatatgtAGATAAGTAACTTCGTCAGAATTAGTGATGGTTAGCTGGGGGTTAATTATTAGTGGTGGGGCTATCATTTATGTACCGatttataagcagaaaaaaattaaaaagaaaaaattggtaagAATGGTTCTAATGGTGCAGAGACAAGGCCGGAAAACTTCAATACAGGTCATCAAGAGAAACCTGACTATAGTTGAAACCAGTACCACAACCAAAGAATCTTTTATATTCTCTGCCAGAGAGAATATGAGCTGTTTGGGTACAGCAACTGCCTGTTCTTGGGACTCTGGCCCCTTCATCCCATCCTCCTGCCTTTCACCACAGCCTTACAAGTCATCTCTCTTAACTCCTGAAACTCAGCCACCTTCAAACAGTCTCTTGATCTCCACAGGCAagactctctcctctccttctcgtCTGAATACAGAATGCCAAAGGATACTGTCTCTTAACCTTCTATCCTAGCTATGAATTTACTCAACCTCATCTTCCACCCCAAAATGTATTTGGCTTGATTATAATGTAATATACTGAATACACATAGTCATTTACTGACTTATGGTTCTATTATCTGTGTACTTtggtgtgtgtacatatatgagAACATTCATGCACACACATGAGATAATATCCATTACTGGTAAGCATTTAGGAATCTGGCACCAGGATTCTGAAATGCACTATACAGTGCCTAGCACGACACCAAGCTTAAGTGGTCACTCAATGGACTTTACAATAATAGCCACGTCATGACTCTGTATGCAAAATGTTGGAAGGCGAGACTGAAGTAGATGTGAATTTGGcgacttttttttcttgtaggaaACAGAATGGAAGCATAAGCATCTTGTGCTGTATATAGAGGAAGAATGTTTAATCACGAGGAGAAGGTTGAAGCCTTGCTGAAAGTAAGCATAATAGAGTGTACAAAGAgtccagaataagaaaaaagtgatagaagaggaaggaagacagaagtgGATCATGCAGAATAAATAATGCCTAACCTTTTAAAAATCCGGGGTCTtaccaaagagaaaggaagaaaaagagatttcAACATAAGAGAGTTTAAGATGGAGAAGAGCCAGAAAGGGCTGtaggcttaaaaaaaacaaaatcaatgaagAAGCAGTGGTGTATGTTGGCAAAGAGAAGTGTAGAgttgaggggagggagagaatttATGGTAGAGGAAGCTGGTGTGAAGTTTTCCTCTAAAGATGCCCAGCAGAGCAAAGAAGGAATGAAGGCAAAGGCCACTAGGAATAAGGTAGGGCTGGGGCTGAAACACCACAGGAGAAAACAACAGGGCCCAGAGTGGGAAATTACattctttctaaaaaattaactGACCCAGATTTTCTTGCTTGGGGCCAAAGGTAACTAGAATTTAaggatctttaaaataaattataacaatCCTAATCCTTGCAATTGCCTTTGGCCCAAGATAACATCAATTTAAAAGATCATGATAGAATTAGTGTCAGTTTCTGACACTGTAGAGTTGATTTTAGAAGAGAAACAAGACTAATAAATTGCTCTGTTTATAGAAATACTATCCTGAATAACAACTTTAGCTGTATCTCTCTATCAGCCACAGGGTAAATATAGAAACTTTATACAGTTACATACATGTCCACAGAAGACAATAAGTAACCTAACATCTATGGTAAAGCTGAGTTACTTATCTTTCTATACTGTAGCCCAATGAAATGTTTTACTGGATTTAGGATACATAGTGCAAGTTAAAGGGCTGCACACACAAAAGTTAAGGTTAAAAGTAAAGACCATAAGATGAGGGAGAGGAAAACTAGAACTGCTATGCTACTGACATAGAACTGAAGCATTAACAACACAAGAACTCCCACACATCAGTGAGGGGAAAATGGCACAAAagcaagacaaaggaaaagactcGATGCCATATAACTAATCTTGGTAGCCTCACTTTGGGGTTTTAAATCAAATACTGAATCAGATTCTtcaacttttctatttttaaaaattcaacgaAATTACTTAAATTGCTTGATAAATGCAGTCATGCAATGTTAAATGACCATAGAAATTAGAGGATCAATGCCTAATCTTTTGGCAAAGACTGAAGGCGGCAGTAGTGCTAGACACAGATAACCTTGCGTTTAAGCTCCTCCCTACTGCTTAGAGTCCATCGTTTCTGCCTGCGAGGCCAATCCGAATTCCTCATCTCGGCATTCAAAGCCTTTAGTGACCTCGCCACAACTGTACCCAAAGAGCCCTAACTCCCGCTACTCCCTATCTCTCACTCTCGGAGCGCACCGGCCTCTGGACGGACCTGATCTCTGGGGGGGTGGCCATTTCCCCTTTCCCGCCTGGGTGGAAGTCTCCTTCCATCTAAGGCTCTGGCTGGCCCAGGCTTATCCAGCACTCCAGCCAACAGCGCTCTCGCTCCGTAGCCCCGCATTCCTCCCGGCCCTTTCCGGGTCTCTCCTCCCCGACTCTCTCGGTGTTGCCCCGGGGCCCCTCTCCCTCGGCTCCAGTGTTCCCCCGGGGACTCGCCCGCCTCCCCGGGCAGTCACAAGCTCTGCGGGTCGGTGGGTGTCTGTTAGGTGCTTCGTGCCTGGGCGAAACCCAGACCCGGACCCCTCGGGGCCCTCCCCCCAACTCTCTCGGGCGCTTCCACGACCCTCCCCGGGCTCCCCACGCCAGCCCAGCGGCCCCTCGGGGCTACAGCCCCCAAACCTCCCCGCCGCCGCTGCCAGTCCTTCCTATCCTATCCGGCGGGGGGGTCGGCGGTGACTCACCGAAGGGCCAGCGGCTGGGGGGTCGGAATGCGCTCACTTCCTCCCCGCGCGCACCTGCCCGGAGCTGTTGGAGCGCCGCCCAGCCGAGCCTCCGGCGGATGTTTTTCTGTCCCCGCGTGGGCAGCGCTCGCCAGCCGCCCCCTCCCGGCCCGAGAGCCAGCCGCCGCGCCCCCCAGCAACTGGCATCGCGGAGTTGAGCCCTGACCACAGaacccccagcccccaacacaCGCGGCAACCACAAGCGTGGCCTCTGGCCCCAGAAGCTAGGCAGATGCACACGCGAGCGCGCACACCAGCAGGCGTGCAAGAAGCGGGTTCAAACAACACCTCCCCGCCGCCCTCTCCCCCACCCAACGTCTGGGAAAGGGCTCCTGGCTCCGCCCCAGCCTTTCTTTCCAGAAGCCCCCTACTCCTGCCCCTATATGCCTACCTCATCTTCATTACAGGCGGCTAACTCTCACCTCTCCTGTCCCATGACCTCACACACACCAATCCCCATCGGGGCCCCCCTGCCTACAGcatgaccaccaccaccaccttcaaGCTCCCTAGCTCCCCCCTCATGTCCGCCCCCTATTGGTTTGGCTCCAGGATGCAGGAGCAGAGGGTAGTCTATGGTCCAAACATCAAGGGTGTCAGCCGGTGCCCCACAAAGGCACCAGCAGAGCTATACACCACTGACAAGACTTCTGGGCCCTTCTATTAGTCAGGCCTTCTAATCCACCTGCTCCAGCCCAGAGCAGTCCAAGGCCATGCCTCCCACACGCCAGCCTACATCAGGGCACCTTGCTCctctgtgagttttctttttttctcttgctcctcTGAAATGGAAAGGATATCAGACCTGACTAGGGTGAAGGTGCACTGCAGTCCGCATCTCCAGCCACTTAAGCTGTCTTCTTGGAAGAAAACAGATATGGAGTTTGGGGTGGACTGGCGAAGCTGTTTCTGAATGGTGAGGAGGTGAGAGGAAGGGTAGCCCTCTAGAAAAGTCAGCCAGAAGTAGCTGGATCTGAACCACTGGGTGGCAGGGAGTGGGAGTCTTGGGGTAAATGGAACTAAAGACTTAcaaggaaaaatagaataaatgccAAAGTGATCGGCCCTGTGGGTAGGAGGAGAATAGCTGGAACAGGGGTCTTTGAAgtgtgaaaaagtgaaagaaatccaGCTTGATTGGGGCAATTAGTACCAATGAGATGGCCAGCATTAGACTGGTCAGAAAGGAGAACTTGAGAGTTCACTTGAGTGGGGATGGGAAGAAGTGGATCAGAATCCTTACCAGAAAAAGCAGGAGTCCTAAAGTTAGCTGGAAGGATGGAAAAAGGATACCTCTTCCCAGGGTAGAAGTGAGGATACTGACCTAGGAAAAGTAGGCTTTATTAGCAACACTGTTTCTCAAAGCAAACATTTAGAATTTGAAGGATACACGGACCAAAAGCAAAATGTTGCTGGAGGCAGGTTTTGAAGTTGTTGGGGATGACAAGAAGCGTAAGCGTGAAAGGGGCAGAAGTCTGTGCCAGGAGAGAGCAGCCCCAGCAGAAGCCTTCAGCTGTGCACACAGAGCTGCTCACCATCACTCAAAGAAAGGAACGTCTAGCACCAGCCACAGTAGTCACTCTTTTCAGAGGGCTATGTGCCAGGGACAGTACTAGGAGCATTACacgcattatctcatttcatcctcttgACAACCCTATGAGTTAATATTGCTATCCCagtttatagataaggaaacaggttTAGAGAGGTGAActaacttgcccaatgtcacacagctctTAAGTAGAATCAGGATCTAAATCCAGAGTCTGACTCTTTAACCTATACTCTTAATCACCCATCTTTAGGTTCTCCAGAACTTGCAGGAAACCCAAAAAAGGATGTCAGAGGATAAGTTCCTAAATTCTTATTTCATAATGTACACGAGATAAGAGGGGTATCTCTGTGAAACTGGCGTGACCCATACCATTAGGGCATTTAGAGATGTTCTTTGAAAGAACCATCCCCAGACATGGGGAGAACCTTTATTTGCAGTATGTTTGGGGGTGATGAACAATGGATAATCTCTGGGATGCCTGTAAAAAAGAGAcacctgccccccagccccaatCTCTGAGGGGCAGCCATATCTCTAGGATACTGCAAGGAGACCCTGCCCTAGGGTCTGAGAGAAACATTCTCCACTCCAGGTGCCTGTTCACTCTCCTGGAGCCTCTGGCTGTCGCACCCTACTGCATCTCCTCGGTTTGGCTGGGGCACAGGATTAGCCATCCCCAGGAAATGCCTCCCTCCGGTCCAGGCAGGGATCCCAGCGTACACAcccctggagagagagagagagagagagagagagagggagacagagcgagagagagagagagagagagacagagagagagggagacagagcgagagagagacagagagagagacagagagagagagagagagagagagagagagagagagagagggagagagacagagcgagagagagacagagagagagacagagagagagagagagagagagagagagagagagagagagagagagtgtgtgtgtgtgtgtgtgtgtgttttacaggGCGGGGGAAGATGGTGGAATGCTTCCTCTCCAGGCCAGGGAAGAGTTCTGGGGACCACCTGggggcccccacccctcccacctccttgcTGGGGAAGTGCCCAGTCCAGTGCCCCTTCCatggccacctccctccccctagcTGTGTGGGGCATGAATCAGCTCTCACAGCTTGTTAAAGCTAGACCTCTTGTTTTCATGCCCTCACCTCAGGAAACAGAGTTACAGCTTTTCCAGCTCTACTCAGCAGGGGGCCAGGGTCCTCACTTTATAAACATCCCCAAGCCTGTGAGAGGGCACGGAGATGGTACGAGACAGGAGCCCAGGGGAGAAAGACAGAAACTAAGACTCgaggagagaaacaaagaagagacaAGGAGACAAGACCAGAGTAGCCTGAACAGAAGCCAGGAACGGTCCGAAAGGGCCGTACTGCAGAAATGGCCTTATGGATGCTCTGGGCTGGACAGGTTAAGGGGACCCTGGGCGGCTGGGGGATCACCTGCTTGGTGATATCTCTGCTCCTCCAGCTCCCAGGAGTCCACAGCAAGTGCTACTTCCAAGCTCAAGGTAAAGCTGGGTGAGGCTTTAGGGAAGGACAGGAGTGGAGGGCACTGGGAGGAAGGGGGCTCAGGGGTGCCCCTGTGTCAGAAGACCCAGATCCCCCGAGCTGGGAAACAGGAGTGGGTAAACGCGGGGGCGGCAGCACTTACTCCCTCCGCTCCAGCACACTAACATTTCCTGCTCTTCCCTAGCGCCCTGCCACCATGAAGGGAAATATTTCACCCTGGGCGAGTCTTGGCTCCGCAAGGACTGTTTCCACTGCACCTGTCTGCATCCCGTCGGTGTGGGCTGCTGTGACACGTGAGTGACCACTGAGGGCCAGAGAGAATGGCTCTGATGTGCGTGACTGAGATGGCCAGGGCATGACTAGATTGCTGCGGTGTGAGAATGAACAAAGTAGCAGTATGAAGTTGGCCGAACCTGAAGGTACCAACAAAAATGTGAGAGAGAAGGCTTCAGGCTACAAAGTAAGGGGAGTGGGGGTGGATCTGGAGGGAAAATATTCCTGCTATGAAAcgaaaaaaatccatatatggCAGGCAAGAGCTCGGTTAGGGTGGACAGGGGCACTGGGGGAAGATATGGGAGGAACGCTGGGAGGGGGGATGCGAGGCAGGGATAAAGGTGGACCTTCACTGTCCTGACTCCTTCCCCGTCCTTTGGTTCCCCAGGTCCCAGCATCCTATCGACTTCCCCGCTGGCTGNNNNNNNNNNNNNNNNNNNNNNNNNNNNNNNNNNNNNNNNNNNNNNNNNNNNNNNNNNNNNNNNNNNNNNNNNNNNNNNNNNNNNNNNNNNNNNNNNNNNNNNNNNNNNNNNNNNNNNNNNNNNNNNNNNNNNNNNNNNNNNNNNNNNNNNNNNNNNNNNNNNNNNNNNNNNNNNNNNNNNNNNNNNNNNNNNNNNNNNNNNNNNNNNNNNNNNNNNNNNNNNNNNNNNNNNNNNNNNNNNNNNNNNNNNNNNNNNNNNNNNNNNNNNNNNNNNNNNNNNNNNNNNNNNNNNNNNNNNNNNNNNNNNNNNNNNNNNNNNNNNNNNNNNNNNNNNNNNNNNNNNNNNNNNNNNNNNNNNNNNNNNNNNNNNNNNNNNNNNNNNNNNNNNNNNNNNNNNNNNNNNNNNNNNNNNNNNNNNNNNNNNNNNNNNNNNNNNNNNNNNNNNNNNNNNNNNNNNNNNNNNNNNNNNNNNNNNNNNNNNNNNNNNNNNNNNNNNNNNNCCCCCAGAATAATGCCCACAGAGACAAAAAAGGTAAGTGGTCATCA includes these proteins:
- the MSMP gene encoding prostate-associated microseminoprotein encodes the protein MALWMLWAGQVKGTLGGWGITCLVISLLLQLPGVHSKCYFQAQAPCHHEGKYFTLGESWLRKDCFHCTCLHPVGVGCCDT